From Candidatus Woesearchaeota archaeon, one genomic window encodes:
- a CDS encoding helix-turn-helix domain-containing protein has product MPKIEKNEKEILEDIKNLLILQLAKTGATDEEVAKALNCGTSTLRKKVSFAGNKKKNG; this is encoded by the coding sequence ATGCCAAAAATTGAAAAGAATGAGAAAGAAATTCTTGAAGATATCAAAAATCTACTCATTTTGCAGTTAGCTAAAACAGGTGCTACAGATGAAGAAGTTGCAAAGGCCTTAAATTGTGGTACTAGTACACTTAGAAAGAAGGTTTCTTTTGCAGGGAATAAGAAGAAAAATGGATAA
- a CDS encoding EMC3/TMCO1 family protein, whose amino-acid sequence MSFLDPVLGPLLQLNTFLAIFIISLLISLIIIVAYKYLTNQKLMKEMKDDLKKYQAEMKQNKSDPKRVMEIQKKSMEINMKYMSHSMRPTLITLLPIILIYGWLAANFDYHPILPGQDFNVTLDLVEGATGAAALSIMPEGIMVLGNATQQIVNNKAMFKLNGKEGEYKLTYSLNNKTYSNELLITKGRTYKQPEIILKDSMIKKITVGNEKMIVMNLFGIQEGGWLKGRFGWLGTYIILSLIFSMGLRKLMKVY is encoded by the coding sequence ATGAGCTTTTTAGATCCTGTTTTAGGGCCTCTTCTCCAGCTGAATACTTTTTTGGCTATTTTTATAATTTCTCTCCTGATTTCACTTATTATAATAGTTGCTTACAAGTATCTGACGAATCAAAAACTGATGAAAGAGATGAAAGACGATCTTAAGAAGTATCAGGCTGAGATGAAGCAGAATAAGAGTGATCCTAAAAGGGTTATGGAAATACAGAAAAAATCAATGGAAATTAATATGAAATATATGTCGCATTCGATGAGGCCGACATTGATCACTCTGCTGCCTATAATACTTATTTACGGATGGCTTGCTGCTAATTTTGATTATCATCCAATACTGCCTGGCCAGGATTTTAATGTGACGCTTGATCTTGTTGAAGGAGCAACAGGAGCAGCGGCATTAAGCATAATGCCTGAAGGGATTATGGTGCTTGGAAATGCAACGCAGCAGATTGTCAATAATAAAGCTATGTTTAAATTGAATGGGAAGGAAGGAGAATATAAATTAACATATTCTCTGAATAACAAGACTTACAGCAATGAATTGCTGATCACAAAAGGACGCACTTACAAACAGCCTGAGATCATATTGAAAGACAGCATGATCAAGAAGATAACAGTCGGGAATGAGAAGATGATTGTTATGAACCTATTTGGCATCCAAGAAGGCGGTTGGTTAAAAGGAAGATTCGGCTGGCTTGGGACTTATATCATTCTGTCTTTGATCTTCAGCATGGGCCTGAGGAAGCTGATGAAGGTTTATTGA
- a CDS encoding 50S ribosomal protein L34e, translated as MREGKTKSRTFRRVFVKTPGGKTVLHYRRRKPSKAHCAGCGTVLSGVPRELPFKMKQMGKSKKRPERPYGGMLCSGCMRLKIKESIKD; from the coding sequence ATCAGAGAAGGAAAAACAAAGTCAAGGACATTCAGAAGGGTTTTTGTAAAAACGCCTGGCGGAAAGACTGTGCTCCACTACAGAAGGCGAAAGCCATCTAAGGCGCATTGCGCCGGCTGCGGAACTGTTCTTAGCGGCGTTCCTAGGGAACTGCCTTTCAAGATGAAGCAGATGGGAAAAAGTAAGAAAAGGCCGGAAAGGCCGTATGGCGGAATGCTTTGCTCAGGATGCATGCGCTTAAAGATAAAAGAGAGTATTAAAGACTAA
- a CDS encoding Bro-N domain-containing protein, with protein sequence MDPNNTLAVFQGKKIRRTLHEGEWWFSVIDVVAVLTEQEDFQTARKYWNKLSQRLREEGSEAVTNCHQLKLPAEDGKLRETDCANTKNMFRIIQSIPSPKAEPFKQWLAQVGYERVQEIEDPELAQKRMKELYRAKGYSDDWIEKRVRGIAIRDELTDEWKKRGVEAEREFAILTAEISKATFGMTPNEYKNFKGLKKENLRDHMDDLELIFSMLGEKVSTEITRKEDAQGYTEVEGTAKRGGRVAGNARKDTEKELGRPITSRENYLSEPEKKKKLEDKSKK encoded by the coding sequence ATGGATCCCAATAACACATTAGCTGTATTTCAAGGGAAGAAGATAAGGAGAACTTTACATGAGGGAGAATGGTGGTTTTCTGTAATAGATGTAGTGGCTGTTTTAACAGAACAAGAAGACTTTCAAACAGCAAGGAAATACTGGAATAAGCTAAGCCAAAGGCTGAGAGAAGAAGGAAGCGAAGCGGTGACAAATTGTCACCAGTTGAAACTTCCTGCTGAAGATGGCAAATTAAGGGAAACAGACTGCGCTAATACCAAAAATATGTTCAGAATCATCCAATCTATACCTTCTCCCAAGGCAGAGCCTTTCAAGCAGTGGCTTGCTCAGGTTGGCTATGAACGAGTTCAGGAAATAGAAGATCCCGAACTTGCTCAAAAACGAATGAAGGAGCTTTATAGAGCTAAAGGTTATTCTGACGATTGGATAGAAAAAAGAGTTCGTGGAATTGCCATAAGGGACGAATTGACAGACGAATGGAAGAAAAGAGGAGTAGAAGCTGAAAGGGAATTTGCCATTTTAACAGCAGAAATTTCTAAAGCAACTTTTGGCATGACTCCGAACGAATATAAGAACTTTAAGGGACTGAAAAAAGAGAACTTGCGAGACCATATGGATGATTTGGAACTGATTTTTTCAATGTTAGGAGAAAAAGTATCGACAGAAATCACGAGAAAAGAAGATGCGCAGGGATACACAGAAGTTGAAGGTACTGCCAAAAGAGGCGGAAGAGTAGCTGGCAATGCACGAAAAGACACAGAAAAAGAATTAGGGCGCCCTATCACATCAAGAGAAAACTATCTTTCTGAACCAGAGAAAAAGAAAAAGTTAGAAGATAAGAGTAAAAAGTAA
- a CDS encoding NUDIX domain-containing protein encodes MVDKMFAATKAFIVHNGKVLLLKESSKYSDGSNIGKFDVVGGRVEPCQRFDESLLREIKEETGLNVKIGRPFFVNEWRPNIRGEQWQIVGTFFECFADSDKITLSEDHEEYLWINPNEYKKYNLIDNLIQAFVSYLSK; translated from the coding sequence ATGGTTGATAAAATGTTTGCCGCTACAAAAGCGTTCATAGTTCATAATGGAAAAGTGCTTTTACTTAAAGAGTCTTCAAAATATAGTGATGGATCAAATATAGGAAAATTCGATGTTGTTGGCGGTCGCGTTGAACCTTGTCAACGATTTGATGAAAGTTTATTGAGAGAAATTAAAGAAGAGACGGGACTGAATGTTAAAATCGGAAGGCCCTTTTTTGTAAATGAATGGAGGCCCAATATTAGAGGTGAGCAGTGGCAAATTGTTGGAACCTTTTTTGAATGTTTCGCTGACTCAGATAAAATTACGCTAAGCGAAGATCATGAAGAATACCTTTGGATCAATCCAAATGAATACAAAAAGTATAATCTTATTGATAATTTAATTCAGGCATTCGTAAGCTATCTTAGCAAGTGA
- a CDS encoding 50S ribosomal protein L14e translates to MFEIGRLCVKLAGRDAGLKCVVVDILEGRFVLIDGETRRRKCNILHLEPLSQILKIEKNASHDDVVKVFKELGIEVITTKPKQKTEKPKKLRGKEKAAAKEGKKPAKKEAKKPKAEKKVKEMVIEEAKPKAKKEEKTKE, encoded by the coding sequence ATGTTTGAAATCGGAAGATTATGTGTGAAGCTGGCAGGAAGGGATGCTGGCCTGAAGTGTGTTGTTGTAGATATTCTAGAAGGTAGGTTTGTTCTGATTGACGGCGAAACAAGGAGAAGGAAGTGCAATATCCTTCATTTGGAGCCATTAAGCCAGATTCTAAAAATAGAGAAAAATGCTTCGCATGATGATGTTGTTAAAGTGTTCAAGGAATTAGGTATTGAAGTGATAACAACAAAGCCAAAGCAGAAAACAGAGAAGCCGAAGAAGCTAAGGGGAAAGGAAAAGGCAGCAGCAAAAGAAGGGAAGAAACCTGCTAAGAAAGAAGCTAAAAAGCCGAAGGCTGAGAAGAAGGTAAAAGAAATGGTAATTGAAGAAGCAAAACCCAAGGCAAAGAAAGAAGAGAAAACAAAAGAGTGA